One Nitrospira sp. DNA segment encodes these proteins:
- a CDS encoding class I fructose-bisphosphate aldolase codes for MADRVREILSWYESDNAGTKANLARMLRHGKLAGTGKLVILPVDQGFEHGPARSFAPNPAGYNPHYHFQLGIDAGCNAYAAPLGFLEAGASHFAGQIPLILKLNNHDVLHDEKDPLPSVTSSVRDALRLGCAAVGFTIYPGSAHCNTMYEQLRAITEEAKASGLAVVVWSYPRGSSLSKEGETAMDVGAYAAQIAAQLGAHIIKVKLPTAHLEQAAAKKVYESTQIPLKTLAERVKHVVQSSFDGRRIVIFSGGAKSEDKNVFDEARAIRDGGGFGSIIGRNSFQRPKAEAVKFLHTIMGIYSGEVQ; via the coding sequence ATGGCAGATCGGGTACGGGAAATTCTCAGTTGGTATGAAAGTGATAATGCCGGCACGAAGGCAAATCTGGCGCGTATGCTGCGCCACGGCAAGCTGGCCGGAACCGGCAAGCTCGTGATTCTGCCGGTCGATCAGGGATTCGAGCATGGGCCGGCCCGTAGCTTCGCCCCCAACCCGGCTGGCTATAATCCCCACTATCATTTTCAGCTCGGTATCGACGCGGGATGTAATGCCTACGCCGCGCCGTTGGGATTTCTGGAAGCGGGCGCCAGCCACTTTGCGGGCCAGATTCCGTTGATCCTCAAGTTGAACAACCACGATGTGTTGCACGATGAGAAAGATCCGTTGCCGTCCGTGACGAGCAGCGTCAGGGATGCTTTGCGGTTAGGCTGTGCGGCCGTGGGATTTACGATTTATCCGGGATCGGCCCATTGCAATACCATGTATGAGCAATTGCGCGCTATTACGGAAGAAGCCAAGGCCTCCGGTCTGGCGGTCGTCGTCTGGTCCTATCCGCGCGGGTCGTCGCTCAGCAAAGAGGGGGAAACGGCGATGGATGTCGGAGCCTATGCGGCGCAGATCGCCGCGCAACTCGGTGCCCACATCATCAAGGTCAAGTTGCCGACCGCCCATCTCGAGCAGGCGGCTGCCAAGAAGGTCTACGAATCGACCCAAATCCCGCTCAAGACTCTGGCAGAGCGTGTCAAGCATGTGGTGCAGAGTTCGTTCGACGGCCGCCGCATTGTGATTTTCTCCGGCGGCGCCAAGAGCGAGGACAAGAACGTGTTCGATGAAGCACGGGCCATCCGGGACGGCGGCGGGTTCGGCAGTATCATCGGGCGGAACTCTTTTCAGCGTCCGAAGGCGGAGGCGGTAAAGTTCCTCCACACGATCATGGGGATCTATTCCGGAGAAGTTCAATAA
- the fbp gene encoding class 1 fructose-bisphosphatase yields MGQFPLTLSRFIIRTQAEHPGATGEFSSLLSQIGLVGKVIAHDLRRAGLINILGTTGETNVQGETVKKLDEIANDTFLRAFQGDGLVCAVGSEEMEQMVSLPENWPQGKYMLLFDPLDGSTNTDCNMPLGSIFSVLKYTRTDRPPTESDLLKKGVEQVAAGYLLFGSSTMLVYTAGRGVHGFTLDPSIGEYLLSHERIQIPERGKVYAVNEGNRHKWTPGMQKYIEFLKAPDKATGRPYSGRYSGCLVADVHRILLGGGVYLYPGEVDKPEGKLRLLYEANPLGLVVEQAGGRASTGTTRILDIEPKKLHQRVPLMIGSRGDVETVEAFTQGRA; encoded by the coding sequence ATGGGCCAATTTCCCCTTACATTAAGCCGCTTTATCATTCGCACTCAGGCTGAGCACCCGGGAGCGACCGGTGAATTTTCCAGCCTGCTGAGTCAGATCGGACTCGTCGGGAAAGTCATCGCTCATGATCTGCGCCGCGCCGGCCTGATCAACATCCTTGGTACGACCGGTGAAACCAATGTGCAAGGCGAAACCGTCAAGAAGCTGGACGAGATCGCCAATGATACCTTCCTTCGCGCGTTCCAGGGCGACGGTCTGGTCTGTGCGGTAGGCTCTGAGGAAATGGAACAGATGGTCTCTCTGCCTGAGAATTGGCCTCAGGGGAAGTACATGCTGCTCTTCGACCCTCTTGATGGGTCGACCAATACCGATTGCAATATGCCCTTGGGCTCGATTTTCTCGGTATTGAAGTATACGCGGACCGATCGCCCGCCGACGGAGAGTGATCTGCTGAAAAAAGGCGTTGAGCAGGTCGCAGCCGGGTACCTGTTGTTCGGGTCCAGTACGATGCTGGTGTATACCGCCGGACGTGGCGTGCATGGGTTTACCCTGGATCCCAGCATCGGAGAATACTTGCTCTCGCATGAACGCATCCAGATTCCCGAGCGAGGGAAAGTCTATGCAGTGAATGAGGGCAACCGTCACAAGTGGACTCCCGGCATGCAGAAGTATATCGAGTTTCTTAAGGCCCCGGACAAAGCCACCGGGCGGCCGTACAGCGGTCGATATTCGGGGTGCCTGGTCGCAGACGTGCATCGTATCCTGCTCGGCGGAGGAGTGTACCTCTATCCGGGCGAAGTGGATAAGCCGGAAGGAAAACTGCGGCTCCTCTATGAAGCCAATCCGTTGGGCCTGGTGGTGGAGCAGGCCGGGGGGCGAGCCTCTACCGGTACGACGCGCATTCTTGATATCGAGCCGAAAAAGCTCCACCAGCGGGTTCCTTTGATGATCGGCAGTCGGGGCGATGTCGAGACCGTCGAAGCCTTTACTCAGGGCCGGGCGTAA
- a CDS encoding DUF3108 domain-containing protein, translated as MLSAGTPSLVYADESALSSARPFRVGERLTYDITFLNISAGTAVMEVGSGDAAGDHPSGKFITTAVSSPKVTRFFPVDNRVESLTDLTTLLPEQMTFRRREGKKKEDIEYIFHRKDNTVSATRGGITEVLSIPADTQDLISCLYYVRSLLPLKQGASQALTVYHDKKIRQVEVRVEKIEMLEGSWGNLETAQVLVIMPFQGIFLNQGNIRVWFTTDERRIPLRMKAKVVIGSIVADLVNGIPEVTHSK; from the coding sequence GTGCTTTCAGCCGGGACCCCCAGTTTAGTCTATGCCGATGAGAGCGCCCTTTCTTCGGCTCGCCCGTTCAGGGTGGGGGAGCGGCTGACCTACGATATTACCTTTCTGAATATCAGCGCAGGAACGGCCGTGATGGAGGTCGGTTCAGGCGATGCCGCCGGTGATCATCCGTCGGGGAAATTCATCACGACGGCTGTGTCGAGCCCCAAGGTCACCCGGTTTTTCCCCGTCGACAATCGTGTCGAATCCCTGACGGATCTGACGACGCTGTTGCCGGAACAGATGACCTTCCGGAGGCGAGAGGGGAAGAAGAAGGAAGATATCGAGTACATCTTTCATCGGAAAGACAACACCGTCTCAGCCACGCGAGGCGGGATCACGGAAGTCCTCTCGATTCCAGCCGATACCCAGGATCTGATTTCCTGCCTCTATTATGTCCGAAGCCTGTTGCCGCTCAAGCAGGGGGCATCTCAAGCCTTGACGGTCTATCACGATAAGAAGATCCGCCAAGTTGAAGTGCGGGTTGAGAAGATTGAGATGCTGGAAGGGTCTTGGGGAAATCTTGAAACAGCGCAAGTCCTTGTGATCATGCCGTTTCAAGGGATCTTTCTGAATCAGGGGAATATCCGCGTGTGGTTTACGACCGACGAGCGACGGATTCCGTTGCGCATGAAGGCCAAAGTGGTGATCGGATCGATTGTGGCCGACTTGGTGAACGGAATTCCGGAGGTCACTCACTCGAAGTAA
- a CDS encoding phosphomannomutase/phosphoglucomutase yields the protein MGLFREYDLRGIVGKELTVDIAELVGRAYCTHVRGRGAKTVTVGRDGRLSSPELYHALVKGLLAGGLNVIDIGICPSPLVYFSLHTLPVDGGIMITGSHNAAEYNGFKICVGKEAIHGDEIQALRRVMEQGQFVSGQGTLTEHPIIPDYLAYIKKSFAGVDAKRLHVVIDCGSGVAALIAKDALELLGCKVTGLYCELDGRFPHHHPDPTVLENLADLMQAVKEHKADVGIGYDGDADRIGAVDEHGQVLWGDRLLVIYSRDILAVKPGSTIISEVKASQSLYDDIAQHGGRPVMWKTGHSLIKAKMKEEKAVLAGEMSGHMFFADRYFGYDDAVYASCRLVEILAKGVKPLSALVADLPDTTVTPEIRVDLPDAIKFDVVKRVRDRFETYAKTKQGLGPEQRRVRELVTIDGVRAVFEDGWGLIRASNTQPALVLRFEAATPAKLDAIRAIVEGELAEARRELER from the coding sequence ATGGGATTGTTTCGCGAATACGACTTGCGCGGCATCGTTGGGAAAGAACTGACCGTCGACATTGCCGAGCTGGTGGGGCGTGCGTATTGTACGCATGTGCGAGGGCGCGGTGCGAAGACCGTCACCGTGGGGCGTGATGGCCGGCTGAGTTCTCCGGAGTTGTATCACGCGTTGGTCAAGGGGTTGCTTGCCGGCGGCCTCAATGTGATCGATATCGGGATCTGTCCTTCTCCGCTGGTCTACTTCTCATTGCACACCTTGCCGGTTGACGGCGGTATCATGATTACCGGGAGCCACAACGCTGCCGAGTACAACGGGTTCAAGATTTGCGTCGGGAAAGAAGCGATTCACGGCGACGAGATTCAGGCGCTGCGGCGAGTGATGGAACAGGGGCAATTTGTCTCTGGTCAGGGAACGTTGACAGAGCACCCCATCATTCCCGACTACCTGGCCTATATTAAGAAGAGCTTTGCAGGGGTCGACGCAAAGCGATTGCACGTGGTCATTGATTGCGGCAGCGGGGTGGCAGCGCTTATTGCGAAGGATGCCCTGGAGCTACTGGGTTGTAAGGTGACGGGACTGTATTGCGAGTTGGATGGGCGATTTCCGCATCATCATCCGGATCCCACGGTGTTGGAAAATCTTGCGGACCTTATGCAAGCGGTCAAGGAGCACAAGGCGGATGTGGGTATCGGTTACGACGGCGATGCGGATCGGATCGGGGCCGTGGATGAGCATGGGCAGGTGTTGTGGGGCGATCGATTGCTCGTGATCTATTCTCGCGATATTCTGGCGGTCAAGCCGGGCAGCACCATCATCTCCGAAGTGAAAGCGTCACAGAGCCTCTACGACGATATTGCCCAGCATGGAGGCCGTCCAGTGATGTGGAAGACGGGCCATTCTCTGATCAAGGCGAAGATGAAAGAAGAGAAGGCCGTCTTGGCGGGCGAGATGTCCGGGCACATGTTCTTTGCCGATCGCTATTTTGGTTATGACGATGCGGTGTACGCCTCTTGCCGTCTCGTGGAGATTCTTGCCAAAGGCGTAAAGCCGCTCTCCGCGCTAGTCGCCGATCTTCCGGATACGACCGTGACGCCGGAAATTCGTGTGGATCTTCCCGATGCGATTAAGTTCGATGTGGTCAAGCGGGTGCGCGATCGGTTCGAAACGTATGCCAAGACCAAGCAGGGGCTTGGCCCGGAACAGCGTCGTGTTCGTGAATTGGTGACGATCGACGGCGTGCGCGCGGTCTTTGAAGATGGCTGGGGGTTGATTCGGGCGTCGAATACACAGCCCGCATTGGTGCTCAGATTCGAAGCCGCCACGCCTGCGAAACTGGATGCGATTCGTGCGATTGTAGAAGGCGAGTTGGCCGAAGCTCGTCGGGAACTCGAACGCTAG
- a CDS encoding mannose-1-phosphate guanylyltransferase/mannose-6-phosphate isomerase, producing the protein MKARKHNLYPVIMAGGSGTRFWPLSRQLFPKQLLKIGGEQTLIQQTMQRVLGCAPSTQVLISTNAAQAELIRGQLGDWKHDLKDGFVLEPEGRNTAPAIALAALEVVRRDPDGLMLVVPADHVVSGQREFSAAVGLASQLADAGYLVTFGIKPIRPETGYGYIKPNRRKLLGTRGTLKGYRVDKFVEKPNAAKAAQYLKAGQYYWNSGMFVWRAATILEEIRTHQPALGKVVDRIAQLQASGAPKQTIDEVYRWATSVSIDNGVMELSSKAAVVPVKFRWSDVGSWGSLDEVAEKDKAGNVLVGRVVDFESSRSIVYADRRVVATIGLEDMVVVDTPDATLVCPKSRAQDVKKVVEILKQQKAPEHLEHLTVHRPWGSYTILEEGAGFKVKRVTVNPGGRLSLQLHHKRSEHWVVIAGTARVTRGEEVFDLQVGQSTAIPVETKHRLENPGKETVHIIEVQNGPYLGEDDIVRFKDDYGRTANA; encoded by the coding sequence ATGAAGGCGCGAAAGCACAATCTGTATCCGGTGATCATGGCCGGGGGAAGCGGGACCAGGTTTTGGCCGCTGAGCCGGCAATTGTTTCCCAAACAATTGCTGAAAATCGGTGGAGAGCAGACGCTGATTCAACAGACCATGCAGCGGGTGCTGGGGTGTGCTCCGTCGACTCAGGTGCTCATTTCGACGAATGCGGCTCAGGCGGAATTGATTCGTGGACAGCTGGGCGACTGGAAGCATGATCTGAAAGACGGATTCGTTCTGGAGCCTGAAGGGCGGAACACCGCACCGGCGATTGCGCTGGCGGCGCTCGAAGTCGTGCGGCGCGATCCGGACGGACTGATGCTGGTGGTGCCGGCCGATCATGTGGTGTCCGGGCAAAGGGAATTTTCAGCCGCCGTGGGGTTGGCTTCGCAACTAGCGGATGCGGGCTATCTCGTGACATTCGGGATCAAACCGATCAGGCCGGAAACCGGCTATGGCTATATCAAGCCGAATAGACGAAAGCTTTTAGGTACGCGGGGAACGCTCAAAGGGTATCGCGTCGATAAATTCGTAGAGAAGCCGAACGCCGCCAAGGCCGCACAGTATCTCAAGGCAGGGCAGTACTATTGGAACAGTGGGATGTTTGTGTGGCGCGCCGCGACGATCCTCGAAGAAATTCGGACGCATCAGCCTGCGCTCGGCAAAGTCGTGGATCGCATCGCCCAACTGCAGGCCTCAGGCGCTCCCAAACAAACGATCGACGAAGTCTACCGATGGGCGACGTCTGTCTCCATCGATAACGGAGTCATGGAGCTCTCGTCCAAGGCGGCAGTCGTGCCAGTGAAATTCCGATGGTCTGATGTGGGGAGTTGGGGAAGTCTGGATGAAGTGGCCGAGAAGGACAAGGCTGGAAATGTGCTGGTCGGACGGGTCGTCGACTTCGAAAGCTCACGCTCGATTGTGTATGCCGATCGGCGGGTCGTCGCCACCATCGGGCTTGAGGACATGGTGGTGGTGGATACGCCCGATGCCACGCTGGTCTGCCCGAAGTCTCGCGCGCAGGATGTCAAAAAGGTGGTGGAGATACTCAAGCAGCAGAAGGCGCCGGAACATCTGGAGCATCTGACGGTCCATCGTCCGTGGGGATCCTACACGATTCTCGAAGAGGGAGCCGGCTTCAAGGTGAAGCGAGTGACGGTGAATCCAGGCGGGCGTCTCTCGCTGCAGTTGCATCATAAGCGGAGCGAGCATTGGGTCGTGATTGCGGGAACCGCACGGGTCACGAGAGGCGAAGAGGTGTTTGACCTCCAGGTCGGACAGAGCACCGCGATTCCCGTCGAGACAAAGCATCGGTTGGAGAATCCCGGCAAAGAGACCGTCCATATTATCGAAGTTCAGAATGGTCCGTATCTTGGGGAAGACGACATCGTGCGATTTAAAGATGATTACGGACGAACCGCAAATGCGTAG
- a CDS encoding HAD hydrolase family protein, with the protein MKEKALERSRLGEVRLFATDVDGVLTDAGMYYSESGDEWKKFNTRDGMGIKLLQKAGYVTAIVTQERTKIVARRAEKLAIPELHQGVMDKLTVIREMAGRHGLSLSQVAYIGDDVNDLEALRAVGFSAAPADGMPIVCDAVHYVCRKKGGEGAVREIAEMLLSARVDVA; encoded by the coding sequence ATGAAAGAGAAGGCCCTTGAGCGGAGCCGGCTGGGCGAAGTTCGCCTGTTTGCTACGGATGTCGACGGAGTGTTGACAGATGCGGGCATGTACTATTCCGAATCTGGCGACGAGTGGAAAAAATTCAACACCCGCGACGGGATGGGGATCAAGCTGTTGCAAAAGGCCGGCTATGTGACGGCGATCGTCACGCAGGAACGAACGAAGATTGTAGCGCGGCGCGCTGAAAAGCTCGCGATTCCAGAGTTGCATCAGGGGGTGATGGATAAGCTCACGGTGATTCGCGAGATGGCGGGTCGCCACGGGTTGTCATTGAGCCAGGTCGCCTATATCGGTGACGATGTGAATGATCTTGAGGCGCTGCGCGCGGTCGGCTTCTCGGCCGCTCCGGCGGACGGTATGCCCATCGTGTGCGACGCCGTGCACTATGTGTGTCGGAAAAAAGGTGGGGAAGGGGCCGTGCGAGAAATTGCGGAGATGCTGCTCAGTGCGCGTGTGGATGTAGCGTGA
- the rfbD gene encoding dTDP-4-dehydrorhamnose reductase — translation MRVLITGANGQLGCELRRIFASETVILKDLPDFDLTGSRVEEGVAEARPDLIIHAGAYTDVDGAEREPDRAMAINAYGTAQVARAAARVGARLLYISTDYVFPGTQRHPYNEEDAPAPINAYGLSKWRGEQAVAESGADVLIVRTAWLYGAMGKNFVKSIMRAAQTQSSLRVVDDQRGSPTSVEDLAAVIQAMAAGSVRGILHVTNRGDCTWYEFARAIVEEMNLEISVLPISTAEAGRLALRPPYSVLGQQRLAQLGLAPRDWRAALNQFVKAERALVSVHP, via the coding sequence ATGCGGGTCCTGATCACCGGTGCCAACGGACAATTGGGGTGCGAATTACGTCGGATATTCGCTTCCGAGACGGTCATCCTGAAAGATCTTCCTGATTTCGACCTCACTGGATCGCGGGTAGAAGAGGGTGTCGCAGAGGCAAGGCCAGATCTCATTATTCACGCCGGAGCCTATACCGATGTGGATGGGGCCGAGCGCGAACCCGATCGAGCGATGGCGATCAATGCGTACGGAACCGCGCAGGTGGCCCGGGCGGCAGCGCGAGTGGGCGCCCGGTTGCTGTACATCTCGACGGACTATGTCTTCCCCGGCACTCAGCGACACCCCTACAACGAAGAGGATGCGCCGGCTCCCATCAATGCCTATGGGCTGTCGAAATGGAGAGGTGAGCAAGCGGTGGCGGAGTCCGGGGCGGATGTTCTGATCGTTCGTACGGCATGGCTCTACGGCGCAATGGGGAAAAATTTCGTCAAGTCGATCATGCGTGCAGCTCAGACGCAATCCTCTCTGCGGGTAGTCGACGATCAACGAGGATCCCCCACTTCCGTTGAAGATCTGGCCGCAGTCATTCAGGCGATGGCGGCAGGATCGGTACGAGGTATTCTGCATGTGACCAACCGGGGAGATTGTACCTGGTACGAATTTGCCCGGGCGATTGTGGAGGAAATGAACCTCGAAATTTCAGTTCTTCCCATCTCGACGGCGGAAGCAGGACGACTGGCTCTGCGCCCCCCCTACTCGGTGCTCGGACAGCAGCGGTTAGCGCAGCTGGGTCTGGCGCCTCGGGACTGGCGTGCGGCTCTGAACCAGTTCGTCAAGGCTGAGCGGGCGTTGGTTTCGGTCCATCCGTAG
- the rfbB gene encoding dTDP-glucose 4,6-dehydratase, giving the protein MKILLTGGAGFIGSHLVRRLLARPEHQVINLDALRYSGNLANLESVQQHPRYRFVQGDICDQPLVESVIREHQIDGVINCAAETHVDRSILDPGSFARTDVVGTGVLLEAARQAGVRRFLQVSTDEVYGSVETGTSRETDRLAPRSPYSASKAGGELLALSYGTTYQFPVVVTRGSNTYGSHQYPEKFIPLFVTNAIDAQLLPLYGDGRQCRDWLAVEDHCAGIEHVFLHGEPGTAYNIGGGNERENLTVAEMILDSLGQPKSLLRYVSDRPGHDRRYAVDCSRLRELGWKPVVSFADGLRETVRWYQAHESWWRPIKSGEFKRYYEEQYRRRLEEGTVCGS; this is encoded by the coding sequence ATGAAGATCCTCCTCACCGGCGGCGCCGGATTTATCGGATCCCATCTCGTTCGCCGATTGCTGGCCAGGCCTGAGCATCAGGTCATCAATCTCGATGCCCTGCGGTATTCCGGCAATCTGGCCAACCTCGAATCTGTGCAGCAGCATCCCCGCTACCGGTTTGTCCAGGGGGATATCTGCGATCAGCCGCTGGTGGAATCGGTGATCCGGGAGCATCAGATCGACGGGGTTATCAATTGCGCTGCGGAAACGCACGTCGATCGATCTATTCTCGATCCGGGCAGCTTTGCGCGGACCGATGTCGTGGGGACGGGCGTGTTACTGGAAGCGGCCCGCCAGGCAGGGGTCCGCCGATTTCTCCAAGTCAGTACTGATGAAGTGTATGGCAGTGTCGAAACCGGGACATCGCGTGAAACCGATCGACTGGCGCCTCGCAGCCCCTACTCCGCGAGCAAGGCGGGCGGGGAGTTGCTGGCCCTCAGCTATGGGACAACCTACCAGTTCCCCGTGGTCGTGACCAGGGGAAGCAATACCTATGGTTCTCACCAGTACCCGGAGAAATTCATTCCTCTGTTTGTCACCAATGCGATCGATGCACAGCTCCTTCCGCTCTATGGCGATGGCCGTCAGTGCCGCGACTGGCTTGCTGTCGAGGACCACTGTGCGGGGATCGAGCACGTCTTCCTGCACGGAGAGCCCGGGACGGCCTACAACATCGGCGGGGGGAATGAGCGCGAGAATCTCACGGTTGCTGAGATGATTCTCGACTCTCTGGGGCAACCGAAGAGTTTATTGCGGTATGTCAGTGATCGCCCCGGCCATGATCGCCGGTATGCGGTTGATTGCAGCCGATTGCGGGAACTAGGCTGGAAGCCGGTCGTGTCGTTTGCTGATGGGCTCCGCGAAACGGTCCGGTGGTATCAAGCGCACGAATCCTGGTGGCGGCCGATCAAGTCGGGTGAGTTCAAGCGCTACTACGAAGAGCAGTATCGTCGTCGATTGGAAGAAGGGACGGTATGCGGGTCCTGA
- a CDS encoding sugar phosphate nucleotidyltransferase: MKGVVLAGGLGTRLMPLTKVTNKHLLPIYDRPMIYYPIQALVNAGIRDIMLVTGGNNAGDFLRLLGNGKEFGLRHLNYTYQEGEGGIADALRLAEHFADGEAICVILGDNIIEGNIARAAEAFRQQKIGAKILLKEVKDPQRFGVPVLDGERVLKIEEKPAYPRSAYAVTGLYFYDAQVFDIIKTLKPSGRGELEITDVNNAYINAGTLTWDLLEGWWTDAGTIESLHLANQLVSQTGANKLED, translated from the coding sequence GTGAAAGGTGTTGTGCTGGCAGGCGGGCTGGGGACCCGGCTCATGCCCCTCACGAAAGTTACGAATAAGCATCTTCTGCCGATTTACGACCGGCCAATGATCTATTACCCGATCCAGGCGTTGGTCAATGCAGGGATTCGAGACATCATGCTCGTCACCGGTGGAAACAATGCCGGCGATTTTCTCAGGCTTTTGGGGAATGGCAAGGAATTCGGGCTGAGACACCTGAACTATACCTATCAGGAAGGGGAAGGCGGGATTGCCGATGCGCTTCGGCTGGCGGAACATTTCGCGGACGGCGAGGCGATCTGCGTGATCTTGGGCGACAATATTATTGAAGGCAATATCGCCCGTGCCGCCGAGGCGTTTCGGCAGCAGAAGATCGGGGCGAAGATTCTCCTGAAGGAAGTGAAAGACCCGCAGCGGTTCGGTGTGCCGGTGTTGGACGGCGAGCGTGTGCTGAAGATCGAAGAAAAGCCGGCCTATCCCAGATCGGCCTATGCGGTGACAGGGCTGTATTTCTATGATGCACAGGTATTCGACATTATCAAAACGCTGAAACCGTCTGGGCGAGGCGAATTGGAAATTACCGACGTCAACAATGCCTACATCAACGCAGGTACGCTGACGTGGGATCTGCTTGAGGGCTGGTGGACCGATGCCGGCACCATTGAGTCTCTTCATCTCGCCAATCAATTGGTTAGTCAGACCGGGGCGAATAAGCTCGAGGACTGA
- a CDS encoding nucleoside-diphosphate sugar epimerase/dehydratase — MRRTATRVFHAIAAKYGQLVLRFRSILVVSTHLGLIVAAHLTAFLLRFEGNIQPPFDVIMWRYLPAVLLIYWGGLWVFGIQRGLWRYVGLHDLGRIFWATLTGSVAFFVIFHVGFGWAEYPRSIIILTGLLSGFYIAGIRLAVRWFREWLQIVAPTARRVLIVGAGHAGELLARDMLSDPSFNSRPVGFIDDDPVKRKMKIHGVPVVGTIVDIKRAADRLEVHEIIVALPSAGTGTKQKILAASEGCTAPIKILPNMKQLLGDPVSLQQVRPMSLEDLLQREPIQTDRQELHPLIAGKTVLVTGAGGSIGSELCRQIASYRPESLVLFERYENSLHALLLELRATFPAVGVLPIIGDVTVPERVAEVFRQTGPDLVFHAAAHKHVPLMELNPKEAVRNNVLGTRIVAEAALAAGVDRFVLISTDKAVNPTSVMGVTKRIAEQVIQGFNHRGRTKYTVVRFGNVLGSNGSVVPLFTEQIRKGGPITVTDPEIKRFFMTIPEAVQLVLQASVIGQGGDVFVLDMGEQIKIVDLARNMIVLSGLVPGKDIEIQFTGLRPGEKLYEELFDESEQTESTAHEKINRAVSPLPQADLDRWLDQLGTNLLQWNEDDLLLQLRQRIPSFTPSVPQRVS, encoded by the coding sequence GTGAGGCGTACTGCGACGCGGGTTTTTCATGCAATTGCGGCGAAGTATGGCCAGCTTGTGCTGCGCTTTAGGTCGATTCTTGTCGTCTCGACCCATCTTGGCCTAATTGTCGCGGCGCATCTCACGGCCTTCCTCCTCCGTTTTGAAGGGAACATTCAGCCACCTTTTGACGTGATCATGTGGCGATATCTCCCTGCTGTTCTTCTGATTTATTGGGGCGGTCTCTGGGTGTTCGGGATTCAGCGCGGATTGTGGCGTTATGTTGGGCTCCATGACTTGGGACGGATATTTTGGGCGACGCTGACAGGATCTGTCGCCTTCTTTGTAATATTTCATGTGGGGTTTGGATGGGCTGAGTATCCACGTTCGATAATCATTTTGACCGGCCTCTTGAGTGGATTCTATATTGCCGGGATTCGACTTGCGGTACGCTGGTTTCGGGAGTGGCTTCAAATCGTGGCGCCGACGGCTCGGCGGGTCCTTATTGTGGGAGCTGGGCATGCCGGAGAACTGTTGGCCAGAGATATGTTGTCAGACCCCAGCTTCAACAGCCGTCCGGTGGGATTCATCGACGATGATCCCGTGAAGCGAAAGATGAAGATTCACGGGGTGCCCGTGGTCGGGACGATCGTTGACATCAAGCGGGCTGCGGATCGGCTGGAAGTCCACGAGATTATTGTGGCCCTGCCGTCTGCCGGGACCGGCACCAAGCAGAAGATTCTCGCTGCGTCTGAAGGCTGTACGGCGCCGATCAAGATCCTGCCGAATATGAAGCAGCTCTTAGGCGATCCGGTATCGCTCCAGCAAGTGCGACCGATGAGTCTGGAAGATCTGCTCCAGCGCGAACCGATTCAGACCGACCGGCAGGAATTGCATCCGCTGATCGCGGGTAAGACGGTGTTAGTAACAGGGGCGGGAGGATCGATCGGATCCGAGTTGTGCCGCCAGATCGCATCGTACCGGCCGGAATCCTTGGTGTTGTTTGAACGTTATGAAAACTCCCTTCATGCGTTGCTGTTAGAGCTGCGTGCGACATTTCCTGCGGTCGGTGTTCTTCCTATCATCGGCGATGTCACGGTTCCTGAACGGGTGGCCGAAGTGTTTCGTCAGACGGGTCCTGACCTCGTTTTTCATGCGGCGGCCCACAAACATGTGCCGTTGATGGAGCTGAATCCGAAGGAGGCAGTTCGGAATAATGTGCTGGGCACCCGTATCGTCGCTGAAGCGGCGTTGGCGGCGGGGGTCGATCGGTTCGTGTTGATCTCAACGGACAAAGCCGTCAATCCCACGAGTGTGATGGGTGTGACCAAGCGCATAGCGGAGCAGGTCATTCAGGGATTTAATCACCGCGGTCGGACCAAATATACCGTGGTCCGCTTCGGGAATGTCTTGGGGAGTAACGGCAGTGTCGTGCCCTTGTTTACGGAGCAGATTCGCAAAGGCGGCCCGATTACGGTGACGGATCCGGAGATCAAACGATTCTTCATGACGATTCCTGAAGCCGTTCAGCTGGTGCTGCAAGCGAGTGTGATCGGGCAAGGCGGGGATGTGTTTGTGCTTGATATGGGTGAGCAGATCAAGATTGTGGATTTGGCCCGGAACATGATCGTGCTTTCCGGCTTGGTGCCGGGGAAGGACATCGAAATCCAGTTCACCGGGTTGCGCCCGGGGGAGAAGCTGTACGAGGAGCTGTTTGATGAAAGTGAACAGACCGAATCAACGGCCCATGAAAAGATCAATCGTGCGGTCAGCCCGCTCCCGCAGGCCGATCTCGACCGCTGGCTGGATCAGCTTGGAACGAATCTCCTGCAGTGGAATGAAGATGACCTCCTGCTGCAACTCCGGCAACGGATTCCGAGTTTCACGCCGTCGGTTCCTCAACGGGTGTCCTGA